A window from Pseudooceanicola algae encodes these proteins:
- a CDS encoding DUF1365 domain-containing protein, with the protein MTRIPQMVRGQTTHSRHGAVQHSFRYGVDYVLIDPENDRTPWLFSRHGRNLASVRDRDHGGPRGQGRGVTWCREVLAERGLTGEGFDQILLLTQPAFFGALFNPVSFWLVFRGEALIAAIAEVNNTFGDRHSYLCAHPGFMPIDAQDDLRARKVFHVSPFRQISGDYRFRFSIGLDRIAILIAHEDGSEGLHATLTGRRERLTSRALLASALLRRPFGALRTIVLIYRQALALRLKGAIYRRRPAPPAKELS; encoded by the coding sequence ATGACGCGCATCCCGCAGATGGTCCGGGGCCAGACCACCCATTCCCGGCACGGTGCGGTGCAGCACAGCTTTCGCTATGGCGTGGATTATGTGCTGATCGACCCCGAAAACGACCGGACCCCCTGGCTGTTTTCGCGGCACGGGCGCAACCTCGCATCGGTCCGGGATCGCGACCATGGCGGCCCGCGCGGGCAGGGCCGGGGCGTGACCTGGTGCCGCGAGGTTCTCGCGGAGCGCGGGCTGACGGGCGAAGGGTTCGATCAGATCCTGCTGCTGACCCAGCCGGCCTTCTTCGGGGCGCTTTTCAATCCGGTGTCCTTCTGGCTGGTCTTTCGCGGCGAGGCCCTGATTGCCGCCATTGCCGAGGTCAACAATACCTTCGGGGATCGGCATAGCTATCTTTGCGCACATCCCGGTTTCATGCCTATCGACGCGCAGGATGATCTGCGTGCGCGCAAGGTTTTTCATGTTTCGCCCTTCCGCCAGATCTCGGGCGACTATCGGTTCCGGTTCAGCATCGGACTTGACCGGATCGCCATTCTGATCGCTCATGAGGACGGGTCCGAAGGCTTGCACGCCACCCTGACGGGTCGCCGCGAGCGCTTGACCAGCCGCGCCCTGCTGGCCAGCGCCCTGCTGCGCCGCCCGTTCGGGGCGCTGCGGACCATCGTCCTGATCTACCGGCAGGCGCTTGCCCTGCGTCTGAAGGGCGCGATTTATCGCCGCCGCCCGGCCCCGCCTGCAAAGGAGCTTTCCTGA
- a CDS encoding SAM-dependent methyltransferase, whose translation MSYLSDRVKRDFLTSCEAIQTGRLRLVTPEGVTHHFGETGEEVTLMIHDWQAVTAALARGDVGFGEAFVQGLWDTNSVEGLTCLALQNLRQFEKFAYASPLQSLKFRLVDRALRANSRRGAGRNIRAHYDTGNEFFQLWLDPSMTYSSALFAPDDDDLGRAQMRKYDRILDRVGGGERLLEIGCGWGGFAERAAGQGRDVTALTISPAQRAYADARLDGRADIRLQDYRDSEGRFDGIVSIEMIEAVGERYWPTYFETLRDRLTEGGRAVVQAITVPDSYFPTYRKGSDYIRQHAFPGGQLLCDQEITRAARAAGMRVVGNFAFGQDYARTCRTWLDRMEAERPRIRELGHGSAFLRSWQYYLGICAASFSVGQTDVVQVELVRG comes from the coding sequence ATGTCCTATCTTTCCGACCGCGTGAAACGCGATTTCCTGACCAGCTGCGAGGCCATCCAGACCGGCCGCCTGCGCCTTGTAACGCCCGAAGGCGTGACCCATCACTTCGGCGAGACAGGCGAAGAGGTCACGCTGATGATCCACGACTGGCAGGCAGTGACGGCCGCCCTGGCCCGTGGCGATGTCGGCTTCGGAGAGGCCTTCGTGCAGGGTCTCTGGGATACGAATTCGGTCGAGGGCCTGACCTGCCTGGCCCTGCAGAACCTGCGCCAGTTCGAGAAATTCGCCTATGCCAGCCCGCTGCAAAGCCTCAAGTTCCGGCTGGTCGACCGGGCGTTGCGGGCCAACTCCCGGCGTGGCGCGGGGCGCAACATCCGGGCGCATTACGACACTGGCAACGAATTCTTCCAGCTTTGGCTGGACCCGTCGATGACATATTCCTCGGCCCTGTTCGCGCCGGACGACGACGACCTGGGGCGCGCGCAGATGCGCAAGTACGACCGTATCCTCGACCGGGTCGGCGGCGGAGAGCGCCTGTTGGAAATCGGCTGCGGCTGGGGTGGGTTTGCCGAACGGGCGGCCGGGCAGGGGCGCGACGTGACCGCGCTGACGATTTCGCCGGCGCAGCGGGCCTATGCCGATGCGCGTCTGGACGGGCGTGCCGACATCCGTCTGCAGGACTACCGCGACAGCGAGGGGCGCTTTGACGGCATCGTCTCGATCGAGATGATCGAAGCCGTGGGCGAACGCTACTGGCCGACCTATTTCGAAACCCTGCGTGATCGCCTGACCGAAGGCGGGCGGGCCGTGGTGCAGGCGATCACAGTGCCGGATAGCTATTTCCCTACCTATCGCAAGGGCTCCGATTATATCCGTCAGCATGCCTTTCCCGGCGGCCAGCTTCTGTGCGACCAGGAGATCACCCGCGCCGCACGCGCGGCCGGAATGCGGGTCGTGGGGAATTTCGCTTTCGGTCAGGATTATGCCCGGACCTGTCGCACCTGGCTTGACCGTATGGAGGCCGAACGCCCCCGCATCCGCGAGCTTGGCCATGGCAGCGCCTTCCTGCGTAGCTGGCAATATTACCTCGGCATCTGCGCGGCCTCGTTCAGTGTCGGGCAGACGGATGTGGTGCAGGTCGAACTGGTGCGGGGCTGA
- a CDS encoding SDR family NAD(P)-dependent oxidoreductase, which produces MFPRHTPRQIDGKTYWIIGASEGLGRSVAREMSRLGAHLILSARSGERLNNLAEELGSAEVLEMDVSDPDSIRAALQRGSEADGLIYCAGSYDPMTAQEWDPEKAEQIVDVNFLGAMRVLGRTVPGWVDRGFGHVVLIGSLAGFKGLPGAIGYGASKAALRHLAEDLYIDLKGTGVDVQVANPGFFRSRLTEKNRFEMKQLMPMEKAVYHVMCLIRNPEPRQVNFPAPFSWVFTVLGRILPFRLYARLVSS; this is translated from the coding sequence ATGTTTCCACGACATACGCCGCGTCAGATTGACGGCAAGACTTACTGGATCATCGGAGCGAGCGAAGGCCTTGGGCGCTCTGTCGCTCGGGAAATGTCCCGCCTCGGGGCGCATTTGATCCTGTCCGCCCGAAGCGGAGAGCGTCTGAACAACCTCGCCGAGGAACTCGGTTCCGCTGAGGTTCTGGAAATGGATGTCAGTGACCCGGACTCGATCAGGGCGGCGTTGCAGCGCGGAAGTGAGGCCGATGGCCTGATTTATTGTGCTGGCAGCTACGACCCCATGACCGCGCAGGAATGGGATCCCGAAAAGGCCGAACAGATCGTCGATGTGAACTTCCTTGGCGCGATGCGCGTGCTGGGCCGTACGGTGCCGGGTTGGGTTGATCGCGGTTTTGGCCATGTGGTTCTGATCGGCTCGCTTGCCGGGTTCAAGGGTCTGCCGGGGGCCATCGGGTACGGGGCCAGCAAGGCGGCGCTGCGTCATCTGGCCGAAGATCTCTATATTGATCTCAAGGGCACCGGCGTGGATGTTCAGGTCGCGAACCCCGGTTTCTTCCGCTCGCGGCTGACCGAAAAGAACCGCTTCGAGATGAAGCAGCTCATGCCGATGGAAAAGGCCGTGTATCACGTCATGTGCCTGATCCGGAATCCCGAGCCGCGTCAGGTCAATTTCCCGGCGCCCTTCTCCTGGGTCTTTACCGTTCTGGGCCGTATCTTGCCGTTCCGTCTGTACGCGCGGCTGGTCAGCAGCTGA
- a CDS encoding UTRA domain-containing protein: MSTRDAKSWILIRDELLRRVRERVWEPGALIPGEVELAEEFGCARTTVNRALRDLADAGLVHRRRRAGTRVAVNPPHKATLTIPIIREEVEARGGTYHHALQQRGTRPLPAHLGGVFPLPDGAEVLHTVTLHYEDGRPYIHEERYINLANAPDLADQDFARISANEWLVQNAPYTGGDMSFFALPADAALADAFDTSLGTALFAAERSTWNDQGPITLVRMTYAPGFRMRTSI, encoded by the coding sequence GCACACGCGACGCCAAGAGCTGGATCCTGATCCGGGACGAGCTTCTGCGCCGGGTGCGCGAACGTGTCTGGGAACCCGGCGCACTGATCCCCGGAGAGGTCGAACTGGCCGAGGAATTCGGCTGCGCGCGGACCACCGTTAACCGCGCCCTGCGCGACCTTGCGGATGCCGGGCTGGTGCATCGCCGCCGGCGGGCGGGCACGCGGGTCGCGGTGAACCCACCGCACAAGGCCACCCTGACCATCCCGATCATCCGGGAAGAGGTCGAGGCACGCGGCGGCACCTATCACCATGCCCTGCAACAACGCGGCACCCGCCCACTGCCGGCGCATCTGGGCGGCGTCTTTCCCCTGCCCGACGGGGCCGAGGTGCTGCATACGGTGACGCTGCATTACGAAGACGGGCGACCCTATATCCATGAGGAACGCTATATCAATCTGGCAAATGCACCGGACCTTGCGGATCAGGATTTCGCCCGGATCAGCGCCAATGAATGGCTGGTACAGAACGCGCCCTATACCGGTGGCGACATGAGCTTTTTCGCCCTGCCCGCCGATGCGGCCCTGGCCGATGCCTTCGACACCAGCCTGGGCACTGCGCTGTTCGCCGCCGAACGGTCGACCTGGAATGACCAGGGGCCGATCACGCTGGTCCGGATGACTTACGCACCGGGCTTTCGGATGCGGACAAGTATCTGA